One genomic segment of Mycolicibacterium chubuense NBB4 includes these proteins:
- a CDS encoding SDR family NAD(P)-dependent oxidoreductase — MQVAIVTGASSGIGFGCATTLAEQGMAVLGTGRDRDRLAELEKAVGSDRIATLAVDLTDDDAPSRIVDAALQRWGRIDYLVNNAGIGSPKPLHETDDETLDRFLGIMLRAPFRLARDVIVHMQPGSAIINITSTFAVVGGLRGGAYSAAKGGLTALTTHIACQYGPLGIRCNAVAPGVTVTPMVAKRLEDERFRKINTEMTPHQRLGRVEDIAATVAFLCSEGGSFINGQTIVVDGGWSSTKYLSDYALNAEWVPRR; from the coding sequence ATGCAGGTAGCGATTGTCACCGGAGCGAGCAGCGGCATCGGATTCGGCTGTGCGACAACCCTTGCCGAACAGGGCATGGCAGTACTCGGCACGGGTCGGGATCGCGACCGGCTCGCCGAACTGGAGAAGGCCGTCGGCTCGGACCGCATCGCGACGCTGGCTGTCGACCTGACCGACGACGATGCGCCGAGCCGGATCGTCGACGCAGCGCTGCAGAGATGGGGCCGCATCGACTACCTGGTCAACAATGCGGGAATCGGCAGCCCGAAGCCGTTGCACGAGACCGACGACGAGACGCTGGACCGCTTCCTCGGAATCATGTTGCGAGCACCGTTCCGATTGGCACGGGACGTGATCGTGCACATGCAGCCTGGCTCCGCGATCATCAACATCACCTCGACATTCGCGGTGGTCGGCGGTTTGCGCGGGGGTGCGTACTCCGCCGCGAAGGGCGGGCTGACGGCGCTGACGACGCATATCGCCTGCCAGTACGGACCGCTCGGAATCCGTTGCAACGCCGTGGCGCCCGGGGTCACGGTGACGCCGATGGTGGCCAAGCGGCTCGAGGACGAACGGTTTCGCAAGATCAACACCGAGATGACGCCGCACCAGCGGCTCGGCCGGGTCGAGGACATCGCCGCCACCGTGGCGTTCCTGTGCTCGGAGGGCGGCAGTTTCATCAACGGCCAGACGATCGTCGTCGACGGCGGCTGGAGTTCGACGAAGTACCTGTCGGACTACGCACTGAACGCTGAATGGGTGCCACGGCGATGA